A genomic window from Ideonella sp. WA131b includes:
- a CDS encoding TetR/AcrR family transcriptional regulator, with translation MSRLSFKEQVLRVREDAIIAAVNRLLADKGFDLMTVDEVAADVGIAKASLYKHFPSKEALAAAAMVRLLERTLAMIDQQAAREGASAIDRLMALSRWALEMQLGGEMPTVPSQNSSLRAELVAHKTYLELLVQVSDRMGAWILQAQADGDIDPTLPPELVLYTIYARACDPVPAYLKAGGAYADAKIVELVQRTCWNGLRPAPKG, from the coding sequence ATGAGCCGTCTGTCTTTCAAGGAACAAGTCTTGCGCGTCCGCGAGGACGCCATCATCGCTGCCGTCAACCGGCTGCTGGCCGACAAGGGGTTCGACCTCATGACGGTGGACGAGGTCGCCGCCGATGTCGGTATCGCCAAGGCCAGCCTGTACAAGCACTTCCCGTCGAAGGAAGCCCTGGCCGCCGCGGCCATGGTGCGGCTGCTTGAGCGCACACTGGCGATGATCGACCAGCAGGCCGCGCGCGAGGGCGCGAGCGCGATCGATCGCCTGATGGCCCTGTCGCGCTGGGCGCTGGAGATGCAGCTCGGCGGCGAGATGCCCACCGTGCCCTCGCAGAACAGCTCGCTGCGCGCCGAACTGGTGGCGCACAAGACCTACCTTGAGCTGCTGGTGCAGGTTTCCGATCGCATGGGCGCGTGGATCCTGCAGGCCCAGGCCGATGGCGACATCGACCCCACACTGCCCCCCGAGCTGGTGCTCTACACCATCTACGCCCGCGCCTGCGACCCCGTGCCCGCCTACCTCAAGGCCGGCGGCGCGTACGCCGACGCGAAGATCGTCGAGCTCGTGCAGCGCACCTGCTGGAACGGCCTGCGGCCGGCGCCCAAGGGCTGA
- a CDS encoding L-glutamate gamma-semialdehyde dehydrogenase — MRTHLDPAPRLPFPYRPEPEAVAALLQQLNGRLAWPAVVAQARPWVQAVREKPAPFWALESLLREYPISSNEGLALMRLAEALLRVPDAETAIALTADQLGRAEFEGGGGPAEGPHRMLAQISASAIALSKKFLPDNENPPGVLRRLGSRTVLAATVRAIQLLGRQFVLGRTIGEAMDEAAAQRKAQPRLTFSYDMLGEGARTEPDAERYLASYRHALRSIAGGRVAASPMAADGISIKLSALFSRYEDAQRERVSAVLLPRVRMLVDEAAAANLNLTIDAEESDRLELSLALFEQLAAHIAATHPQWQGFGLAVQSYQTRALEVVDEVARIAQRHGLRFMVRLVKGAYWDGEIKRAQEAGLPGYPVFTHKHHTDLSYLACAARLIAHHAVIYPQFATHNAGTIAAIVQMAAERGAAFEMQRLHGMGEGIYREVLAGGPVACRVYAPVGEHHDLLAYLVRRLLENGANSSFVHQLADEAVAAEELLASPVEAAVATQAASALPLPVALYGAGRANSTGADLACVAQRAPLEAAVALTRIAPPPMDTPADVDTAMQRLAHGFEAWRARALTERAALLRAAADALDARLPEFCGLLVKEAHKTLGDCVAEVREAVDFCRYYADQAESRLAEQELPGPTGERNVLRLKGRGVFVCISPWNFPLAIFAGQVVAALVAGNAVAAKPAEQTPVVAARFVELLHRAGVPADALALLHGPGETVGAALVAHPHTAGVCFTGSTAVARLINRTLAAKDGAIVPLIAETGGLNAMVVDSTALPEQVVDAVVQSAFRSAGQRCSALRLLVLHSAAADGVIEMLKGAMAELVVGDPAMLATDVGPLIDEEAHTAIGAAVQRLEREARLLGRAPMPAAAVPNLLAPVAFEIGRIADLEAEIFGPVLHVVRWGPGQAATTIDEVVVQINALGYGLTLGVQTRIDTRAERIAAQARVGNVYVNRNMIGAVVGVQPFGGEGLSGTGPKAGGPHYLVRFCAEQTLSINTAAAGGNAELLAGPA; from the coding sequence ATGCGCACCCACCTCGACCCCGCCCCACGCCTGCCCTTCCCTTACCGGCCCGAGCCCGAGGCGGTGGCCGCCCTGCTGCAGCAGCTGAACGGCCGGCTGGCCTGGCCTGCCGTGGTGGCGCAGGCCAGGCCCTGGGTGCAGGCGGTTCGCGAGAAGCCGGCGCCGTTCTGGGCCCTCGAGAGCCTGCTGCGCGAATACCCCATCTCCAGCAACGAGGGCCTGGCACTGATGCGGCTGGCCGAGGCGCTGCTGCGCGTGCCCGACGCCGAGACGGCCATCGCGCTGACAGCCGACCAGCTGGGCCGTGCCGAGTTCGAAGGCGGGGGCGGCCCGGCCGAGGGTCCGCACAGGATGCTGGCGCAGATCTCGGCCAGCGCCATCGCGCTGTCGAAGAAGTTCCTCCCGGACAACGAGAACCCACCCGGGGTGCTGCGGCGACTGGGCTCGCGCACCGTGTTGGCGGCCACCGTGCGCGCGATCCAGCTGCTGGGCCGGCAGTTCGTGCTCGGCCGCACCATCGGCGAAGCCATGGACGAGGCGGCGGCGCAACGCAAGGCCCAGCCGCGCCTGACGTTCAGCTACGACATGCTCGGCGAAGGCGCCCGCACCGAGCCGGACGCCGAGCGCTACCTCGCCAGCTACCGCCACGCACTGCGCAGCATCGCTGGTGGCCGCGTGGCCGCCTCGCCGATGGCCGCCGATGGCATCAGCATCAAGCTCTCCGCCCTTTTCAGCCGTTATGAAGACGCGCAGCGCGAGCGCGTGTCCGCCGTGCTGCTGCCGCGCGTGCGCATGCTCGTCGACGAGGCCGCGGCGGCCAACCTGAACCTGACCATCGACGCCGAAGAAAGCGACCGGCTCGAACTCTCGCTGGCCTTGTTCGAGCAGCTGGCTGCGCACATCGCCGCCACCCACCCGCAGTGGCAGGGCTTCGGCCTGGCGGTGCAGTCTTACCAGACGCGCGCGCTGGAGGTGGTGGACGAGGTGGCGCGCATCGCCCAGAGGCACGGCCTGCGCTTCATGGTGCGGCTGGTAAAGGGCGCCTACTGGGACGGCGAGATCAAGCGCGCGCAGGAGGCCGGCCTGCCCGGCTACCCGGTGTTCACGCACAAGCACCACACCGACCTGAGCTACCTGGCCTGCGCGGCGCGGCTGATCGCGCACCATGCCGTGATCTACCCGCAGTTCGCCACCCACAACGCCGGCACCATCGCGGCCATCGTGCAGATGGCCGCCGAGCGGGGTGCCGCCTTCGAGATGCAGCGGCTGCACGGCATGGGCGAGGGCATCTACCGCGAGGTGCTGGCCGGCGGGCCTGTGGCCTGCCGGGTGTATGCGCCGGTGGGCGAGCACCACGACCTGCTGGCCTACCTCGTGCGCCGGCTGCTGGAGAACGGCGCCAACAGCAGCTTCGTGCACCAGCTGGCCGACGAGGCCGTGGCCGCCGAGGAGCTGCTGGCCTCGCCAGTGGAAGCCGCCGTCGCCACGCAGGCCGCATCGGCGCTGCCCTTGCCGGTGGCGCTGTACGGCGCGGGCCGCGCCAACAGCACGGGTGCGGATCTCGCCTGCGTCGCCCAGCGCGCGCCGCTGGAGGCCGCAGTGGCGCTGACGCGCATCGCGCCGCCGCCGATGGACACGCCGGCCGACGTCGACACCGCCATGCAGCGCCTGGCGCACGGCTTCGAGGCCTGGCGCGCCCGGGCGCTGACCGAGCGCGCCGCCCTCCTGCGTGCCGCTGCCGACGCGCTGGACGCGCGCCTGCCCGAGTTCTGCGGCCTGCTCGTCAAGGAGGCGCACAAGACGCTCGGCGACTGCGTGGCCGAGGTGCGCGAGGCCGTGGACTTCTGCCGCTACTACGCCGACCAGGCCGAGTCGCGCCTGGCGGAGCAGGAACTGCCCGGCCCCACCGGCGAGCGCAACGTGCTGCGCCTGAAGGGCCGCGGTGTCTTCGTCTGCATCAGCCCGTGGAACTTTCCGCTGGCCATCTTCGCCGGCCAGGTGGTGGCCGCGCTGGTGGCCGGCAATGCCGTGGCCGCCAAGCCGGCCGAGCAGACGCCGGTGGTGGCGGCGCGCTTCGTGGAGCTGCTGCACCGCGCGGGCGTGCCGGCCGACGCGCTGGCCCTGCTGCACGGCCCGGGCGAGACCGTGGGCGCCGCGCTGGTGGCGCACCCGCACACCGCGGGCGTGTGCTTCACCGGCAGCACGGCAGTGGCGCGGCTGATCAACCGCACGCTGGCCGCAAAGGATGGCGCCATCGTGCCGTTGATCGCCGAGACCGGCGGCCTGAACGCCATGGTGGTGGACAGCACCGCGCTGCCCGAGCAGGTGGTGGACGCCGTCGTGCAGAGCGCCTTCCGCAGCGCCGGCCAGCGCTGCAGTGCGCTGCGCCTGCTGGTGCTGCACTCGGCAGCCGCGGACGGCGTGATCGAGATGCTCAAGGGCGCGATGGCCGAGCTGGTGGTGGGCGACCCCGCCATGCTCGCCACCGACGTGGGCCCGCTGATCGACGAAGAAGCGCACACCGCCATCGGCGCGGCCGTGCAGCGGCTGGAGCGCGAGGCGCGCCTCTTGGGTCGCGCGCCGATGCCCGCGGCCGCGGTGCCGAACCTGCTGGCGCCGGTGGCCTTCGAGATCGGCCGCATCGCGGACCTGGAGGCCGAGATCTTCGGCCCCGTGCTGCACGTGGTGCGCTGGGGCCCGGGCCAGGCGGCGACGACGATCGACGAGGTCGTGGTGCAGATCAACGCGCTGGGCTACGGCCTCACTTTGGGCGTGCAGACGCGGATCGACACCCGCGCCGAGCGCATCGCAGCGCAGGCCCGCGTGGGCAACGTCTACGTCAATCGCAACATGATCGGCGCCGTCGTGGGCGTGCAGCCCTTTGGCGGCGAAGGCTTGAGCGGCACCGGCCCGAAGGCCGGCGGGCCGCACTACCTGGTTCGCTTTTGCGCCGAGCAGACGCTGAGCATCAACACCGCTGCTGCCGGCGGCAACGCCGAGCTGCTGGCGGGGCCGGCGTGA
- a CDS encoding tetratricopeptide repeat protein: MTPHRSLATVGVLASLALLAPQAQAADTTPEPPPPPRYSAPAAAPLAAVQGHIKAGHWPEALAELRRLNQERSADWNNLMGFVLRKQATPDLAGAQRFYDAALRIDPNHLGALEYVGELALMNKDLPAAEAYLARLQRACGIASPCEPLETLKKAVAAYKAANR; the protein is encoded by the coding sequence ATGACACCCCACCGATCCCTGGCCACCGTGGGCGTGCTCGCCAGCCTGGCGCTGCTGGCGCCGCAGGCGCAGGCGGCCGACACCACCCCCGAGCCGCCACCACCGCCGCGCTACAGCGCCCCGGCCGCCGCGCCGCTGGCGGCCGTGCAAGGCCACATCAAGGCCGGGCACTGGCCCGAGGCACTGGCCGAGCTGCGACGCCTGAACCAGGAGCGCAGCGCGGACTGGAACAACCTGATGGGCTTTGTGCTGCGCAAGCAGGCCACGCCCGACCTCGCGGGCGCGCAGCGCTTCTACGACGCCGCGCTGCGCATCGACCCCAACCACTTGGGTGCGCTGGAGTACGTGGGCGAGCTGGCGCTGATGAACAAGGACCTGCCCGCCGCCGAGGCCTACCTGGCGCGGCTGCAGCGCGCCTGCGGCATCGCCAGCCCCTGCGAGCCGCTGGAGACGCTGAAGAAGGCCGTCGCGGCCTACAAGGCCGCCAACCGGTAG
- a CDS encoding YecA family protein, translating to MPTLSDQDLLRLQSLLDDLPAPLQALDVSAIDGYLCGVLLQPKPVPLTAWLPAVFDLDGQAPPPGAASDEIRALVTRRHAEIDAAIGRRDWFDPWVYPLEDDDGEPASPSDCLLPWVAGFAAATELFPALMAQDDPALVEPLALLFMHVPREDLEDADALAAVIETLEPPADLAEAVQDTVRALMLMADVTRPRAATPVRRGPTGRAASHPVPRPSRRPIRSPR from the coding sequence ATGCCGACGCTTTCCGACCAAGACCTGCTCCGCCTGCAAAGCCTGCTCGACGACCTGCCGGCCCCGCTGCAGGCGCTGGACGTGAGCGCCATCGACGGTTATCTGTGTGGCGTGCTGCTGCAGCCGAAGCCGGTGCCGCTGACGGCCTGGCTGCCGGCGGTGTTCGACCTCGACGGCCAGGCGCCCCCGCCGGGGGCGGCCAGCGACGAGATCCGTGCGCTGGTGACGCGCCGCCACGCCGAGATCGACGCGGCCATCGGCCGCCGCGACTGGTTCGACCCCTGGGTCTACCCGCTCGAAGACGACGACGGCGAGCCGGCTTCGCCCTCGGACTGCCTGCTGCCCTGGGTGGCCGGCTTTGCCGCCGCCACCGAGTTGTTCCCCGCGCTGATGGCCCAAGACGACCCGGCCTTGGTGGAACCGCTGGCGCTGCTGTTCATGCACGTGCCACGCGAGGACCTCGAGGACGCCGACGCACTGGCCGCGGTGATCGAGACGCTGGAGCCACCGGCCGACCTGGCCGAGGCCGTGCAGGACACCGTGCGCGCGCTGATGCTGATGGCCGACGTCACGCGGCCGCGCGCCGCAACGCCCGTGCGGCGCGGGCCCACCGGCCGCGCTGCGTCCCACCCCGTTCCCCGCCCTTCCCGCCGACCGATCCGGAGCCCACGATGA
- the istB gene encoding IS21-like element helper ATPase IstB yields the protein MRARHAHPDALSAQAKLTALNLPFMRENYQPLAKAAADKQWSHLAYFAELLNGEAAQREDRRVQRCIRQARFPVLKTIDKFDWNWPTKINRPQIQNLFHLDFVARHANVVFISGVGLGKSHLMTALGYAACQRGHSVLFTGAIDIINTLATAQAAGGLKRALAAYVKPEVLCIDELGYLPIDKFGADCLFQIISHRYERGTTLLTTNRPYKQWAGIFNNDATLASALLDRLLHHVETVVIEGKSYRGQSHAEI from the coding sequence ATGCGAGCACGCCACGCCCACCCCGATGCCCTGTCCGCGCAGGCCAAGCTCACCGCGCTGAACCTGCCGTTCATGCGCGAGAACTACCAGCCACTGGCCAAGGCCGCCGCCGACAAGCAGTGGTCGCACTTGGCCTACTTCGCCGAGCTGCTCAACGGCGAGGCCGCCCAGCGCGAGGACCGACGCGTGCAGCGCTGCATCCGCCAGGCCCGCTTCCCCGTGCTCAAGACCATCGACAAGTTCGACTGGAACTGGCCCACCAAGATCAACCGGCCGCAGATACAGAACCTGTTCCACCTGGACTTCGTGGCCCGGCACGCCAACGTGGTGTTCATCTCCGGCGTCGGCCTGGGCAAGAGCCACTTGATGACGGCCCTGGGCTATGCAGCGTGCCAGCGCGGGCACTCGGTGCTGTTCACCGGCGCCATCGACATCATCAACACGCTGGCCACCGCGCAGGCCGCCGGCGGCCTCAAGCGGGCGCTGGCAGCCTACGTCAAGCCCGAGGTGCTGTGCATCGACGAGCTGGGCTACCTGCCCATCGACAAGTTCGGCGCCGACTGCCTGTTCCAGATCATCAGCCACCGCTACGAGCGCGGCACCACGCTGTTGACAACGAATCGCCCGTACAAGCAATGGGCCGGGATCTTCAACAACGACGCGACCCTGGCCTCGGCACTCCTGGACAGGCTGCTGCACCACGTCGAGACCGTCGTGATCGAAGGCAAGAGCTACCGCGGCCAGTCACACGCCGAGATCTGA
- a CDS encoding CoA-acylating methylmalonate-semialdehyde dehydrogenase, with the protein MGAPEAYTHKLDVTHWIGGAPQRGSGSRSQTVWNPATGAAARRVLLAETADVDAAVAAARAAQPAWGEMPPIRRARVLNRFLALMNEHKDTLAAMITAEHGKVFSDAQGEVMRGIDIIEFACGAPTLLKGDHTEQVSTGIDNWTLRQPLGVVAGITPFNFPCMVPCWMYPVALACGNAFILKPSERDPSPSLFMAELLRQAGLPDGLFNVVQGDKVAVDRLLEHPDVAAVSFVGSTPIAQHVYETGARHGKRVQALGGAKNHLVVMPDADLTQAVDALIGSAYGSAGERCMAISVAVLVGDVAERIVPLLAERARALKVKNGLEPDAEMGPIVTKEARDRIEAAIGRGVEEGARLVVDGRSLRVPGHEGGFFTGGTLFDHVTPAMALWREEIFGPVLACVRVASLDDALALIKAHAYGNGVACFTRDGGVAREFARRVDVGMVGINVPIPVPMAWHGFGGWKKSLFGDHHAYGEEGVRFYTRQKSIMQRWPDPNAAAGAEGASFVMPTAR; encoded by the coding sequence ATGGGTGCCCCAGAAGCCTACACGCACAAGCTCGACGTCACGCATTGGATCGGCGGCGCGCCGCAGCGCGGCAGCGGCAGCCGCTCGCAGACGGTCTGGAACCCGGCCACCGGCGCCGCCGCGCGCCGCGTGCTGCTGGCCGAGACCGCCGACGTCGACGCCGCCGTGGCTGCCGCACGGGCCGCGCAGCCGGCCTGGGGCGAGATGCCGCCCATCCGCCGCGCCCGTGTGCTCAACCGCTTCCTCGCGCTGATGAACGAGCACAAGGACACGCTGGCTGCGATGATCACCGCCGAACACGGCAAAGTGTTCTCCGACGCGCAGGGCGAGGTGATGCGCGGCATCGACATCATCGAGTTCGCCTGCGGCGCACCGACCCTGCTCAAGGGCGACCACACCGAGCAGGTCTCCACCGGCATCGACAACTGGACGCTGCGCCAGCCGCTGGGCGTGGTGGCCGGCATCACGCCGTTCAACTTTCCGTGCATGGTGCCGTGCTGGATGTACCCGGTGGCGCTGGCCTGCGGCAACGCCTTCATCCTCAAGCCCAGCGAGCGCGATCCGAGCCCCAGCCTCTTCATGGCCGAGCTGCTCAGGCAGGCCGGCTTGCCCGACGGCCTGTTCAACGTGGTGCAGGGCGACAAGGTCGCGGTCGACCGGCTGCTCGAGCACCCCGATGTGGCCGCCGTCAGCTTCGTCGGCAGCACGCCGATCGCCCAGCACGTCTACGAGACGGGCGCCCGGCACGGCAAGCGCGTGCAGGCCCTGGGCGGCGCCAAGAACCACCTGGTGGTGATGCCCGACGCCGATCTCACGCAGGCGGTCGACGCCTTGATCGGCAGCGCCTACGGCAGTGCCGGCGAGCGCTGCATGGCCATCAGCGTGGCCGTGCTGGTGGGCGACGTGGCCGAGCGCATCGTGCCGCTGCTGGCCGAGCGCGCCCGGGCGCTGAAGGTGAAGAACGGCCTGGAGCCCGACGCCGAGATGGGCCCCATCGTCACGAAGGAAGCGCGCGACCGCATCGAGGCCGCCATCGGCCGCGGTGTCGAAGAAGGCGCGCGGCTCGTCGTCGACGGCCGCAGCCTGCGAGTGCCCGGCCACGAAGGCGGGTTCTTCACGGGCGGCACGCTGTTCGACCACGTCACCCCCGCGATGGCGTTGTGGCGCGAGGAGATCTTCGGGCCCGTGCTGGCCTGTGTGCGCGTCGCCAGCCTGGACGACGCGCTGGCGCTGATCAAGGCGCACGCCTACGGCAACGGCGTGGCCTGCTTCACCCGAGACGGCGGCGTGGCGCGCGAGTTCGCGCGGCGGGTCGACGTGGGCATGGTGGGCATCAACGTGCCGATCCCGGTGCCCATGGCCTGGCACGGCTTCGGCGGCTGGAAAAAGAGCTTGTTCGGCGACCACCACGCCTACGGCGAGGAGGGCGTGCGCTTTTACACGCGGCAGAAGAGCATCATGCAGCGCTGGCCCGACCCGAACGCCGCGGCCGGTGCCGAGGGCGCCAGCTTCGTGATGCCCACGGCGCGCTGA
- a CDS encoding Lrp/AsnC ligand binding domain-containing protein yields MDTRPSPGIDSDAAGRDRGLDKIDRRILRVLQADGRISNLKLADEVHLSPTAVLERVKRLTRDGYILGYEARLNPVKLGQGLLVFVEILLDRTVHDVMDSFKAAVQVRPEILEAHLVAGGFDYLLKTRVADMAAYREFIGSVIWTLPGVRETRTYAVMEEVKSTSLLQV; encoded by the coding sequence ATGGACACCCGACCCTCCCCCGGCATCGACAGCGACGCCGCCGGCCGCGACCGCGGCCTTGACAAGATCGACCGCCGCATCCTTCGTGTGCTGCAGGCCGACGGCCGCATCAGCAATCTCAAGCTCGCCGACGAGGTGCACCTGTCACCCACCGCGGTGCTGGAGCGCGTGAAGCGCCTCACCCGCGACGGCTACATCCTCGGTTACGAGGCGCGGCTGAACCCCGTCAAGCTGGGGCAGGGGTTGCTGGTGTTCGTGGAGATCCTGCTCGACCGCACCGTGCACGACGTGATGGACAGCTTCAAGGCCGCCGTCCAGGTGCGCCCCGAGATCCTGGAGGCCCACCTCGTGGCCGGCGGCTTCGATTACCTGCTGAAGACGCGTGTGGCCGACATGGCCGCCTACCGCGAGTTCATCGGCAGCGTCATCTGGACGCTGCCCGGCGTGCGCGAGACCCGCACCTATGCGGTGATGGAAGAGGTGAAGAGCACCTCGCTGCTGCAAGTCTGA
- the istA gene encoding IS21 family transposase — MVDYETYCRIRDHLVRQQLTVAQTARALGLDVRTVARWAQAEQFRARKAVLRASKLDAFKGQIVRWLDAHPYSAQQIYQRLLEAGYGGGITIVKDYVHRIRPRQRPAFLKLDFEPGECAQLDWGEFGTVAVGNTRRRLSFFVMVLCYSRRMYLEFTVSQEMEFFLACHENAFAAFGSVPARLMVDNLKSAVLKRLVGEAPVFNPKYLDFSRHWGFQITPCNVASGWEKGRVENGVGYVKKNFLAGQEFIDFSAVQPAAQLWVDTVADVRVHGATQRRPVDMFEEERARLKRLNPVGFDLARVRTASVNKQFRVALDSNTYSVPSRHVGQRLTLKAWADRLCIYAHDQLVALHARSMQRNKDFELAEHAQQLAQQRKSAREQRLLVQFLALSPRAQAYREGLEARRVNARVHLRQILALAEMHGREAVERAIDDGLELQAFSAEYIAHILAARRRIGAEPAALQLTRSADLLDIEIPAPDLSIYDRE, encoded by the coding sequence GTGGTTGACTACGAGACCTACTGCCGCATCCGTGACCACCTGGTGCGCCAGCAACTCACGGTGGCGCAGACCGCGCGAGCGCTGGGCCTGGATGTACGCACCGTCGCCCGGTGGGCGCAGGCCGAACAGTTCCGAGCGCGCAAGGCCGTGCTGCGCGCCAGCAAGCTCGACGCCTTCAAGGGCCAGATCGTGCGCTGGCTCGACGCCCACCCGTACAGCGCCCAGCAGATCTACCAGCGGCTGCTCGAGGCCGGCTACGGCGGCGGCATCACCATCGTCAAGGACTACGTGCACCGCATCCGCCCGCGACAGCGGCCGGCCTTCCTCAAGCTGGACTTCGAGCCGGGCGAGTGCGCGCAGCTCGACTGGGGTGAGTTCGGCACCGTCGCCGTGGGCAACACGCGCCGGCGCCTGAGCTTCTTCGTGATGGTGCTGTGCTACAGCCGGCGCATGTACCTGGAGTTCACCGTGTCGCAGGAGATGGAGTTCTTCCTGGCCTGCCACGAGAACGCCTTCGCCGCCTTCGGTTCAGTGCCCGCGCGGCTGATGGTCGACAACCTGAAGTCCGCCGTGCTCAAGCGCCTGGTCGGTGAGGCGCCGGTGTTCAACCCCAAGTACCTCGACTTCTCGCGCCATTGGGGCTTCCAGATCACCCCCTGCAACGTGGCTTCGGGTTGGGAGAAGGGACGCGTGGAGAACGGCGTGGGTTACGTGAAGAAGAACTTCCTGGCCGGCCAGGAGTTCATCGACTTCAGCGCCGTGCAGCCCGCCGCGCAGCTGTGGGTGGACACGGTGGCCGACGTGCGCGTGCACGGCGCCACCCAGCGCCGACCCGTGGACATGTTCGAGGAAGAGCGCGCCCGCCTCAAGCGGCTCAACCCCGTCGGGTTCGACCTCGCACGCGTGCGCACGGCAAGCGTCAACAAGCAGTTCCGCGTCGCGCTGGACTCCAACACCTACTCCGTGCCCTCGCGCCATGTGGGTCAACGCCTGACCCTGAAGGCCTGGGCCGACCGCTTGTGCATCTATGCCCACGACCAACTCGTCGCGCTCCACGCGCGAAGCATGCAGCGCAACAAGGACTTCGAGCTTGCCGAGCACGCCCAGCAACTCGCCCAGCAGCGCAAGAGCGCCCGCGAGCAACGCCTGCTGGTGCAGTTCCTGGCCCTGTCGCCGCGCGCCCAAGCCTACCGCGAGGGCCTGGAGGCCCGGCGTGTGAACGCCCGGGTGCACCTGCGCCAGATCCTCGCCCTGGCCGAGATGCACGGCCGCGAGGCCGTCGAGCGCGCCATCGACGACGGTCTGGAGCTGCAGGCCTTCAGCGCCGAGTACATCGCCCACATCCTGGCCGCGCGCCGGCGCATCGGGGCCGAGCCCGCCGCCCTGCAGCTCACCCGCAGTGCCGACCTGCTCGACATCGAGATCCCCGCGCCCGACCTGTCCATCTACGACCGTGAGTGA
- a CDS encoding Hsp70 family protein, translating to MAGFVAIDFGTSNSAAALPAHGGGVELVPLEGAERTMPTAVFYRADTPPQQLEPERLVGRAAIAAYVEGVDGRLMRSMKSLLGSSLLDQRTEVGGGRAVRYHEVVTGYLRELKTRAEARAGVPLRRAVLGRPVFFVDDDPARDAQAQAALAQAARAVGFAELEFQYEPIAAALDHESTVGSERLVLVADIGGGTSDFTLVRVGPERRGRPDRRDDILASHGVHRAGTDFDRQVELAAILPLLGHRSRRAPRAGDAPGVPTAELPSGLYFDLATWHLINTVYAPARLAELRGMKAWYAEPRHHARMMTVLEERLGHALAAAAEAAKIEVAQRGLAPVDLGLVEPGLATLLREADAAAALEPDLGAIVAAARETVRLAGVAPGAVQDLYFTGGSTGLAPLVDRIAAEFPAATRVRGDRYASVAQGLGLHARAVFGTA from the coding sequence ATGGCGGGTTTCGTGGCGATCGACTTCGGCACCTCGAACTCCGCGGCGGCCCTGCCCGCACACGGCGGCGGCGTCGAGCTGGTGCCCCTCGAGGGCGCCGAGCGCACCATGCCGACCGCGGTCTTCTACCGCGCCGACACGCCGCCGCAGCAGCTGGAGCCCGAACGCCTGGTGGGCCGCGCCGCCATCGCCGCCTACGTCGAGGGCGTCGATGGCCGGCTCATGCGGTCCATGAAGAGCCTGCTCGGCTCCAGCCTGCTCGACCAGCGCACCGAGGTCGGCGGCGGCCGGGCGGTGCGTTACCACGAGGTCGTCACCGGTTATCTGCGCGAACTGAAGACGCGGGCCGAGGCACGCGCTGGCGTGCCCCTGCGGCGCGCGGTGCTCGGGCGGCCGGTGTTCTTCGTCGACGACGACCCGGCGCGCGACGCGCAGGCGCAGGCTGCGCTGGCGCAGGCGGCGCGGGCAGTGGGCTTTGCCGAGTTGGAGTTCCAGTACGAGCCGATCGCCGCCGCGCTGGACCACGAGTCCACGGTCGGAAGCGAGCGCCTGGTGCTGGTGGCCGACATCGGCGGCGGCACCTCCGATTTCACGCTCGTCCGTGTCGGCCCGGAGCGCCGCGGCCGGCCCGATCGGCGCGACGACATCCTGGCCAGCCACGGCGTGCACAGGGCCGGCACCGACTTCGACCGGCAAGTCGAGCTGGCCGCGATCCTGCCGCTGCTGGGCCACCGCTCGCGCCGCGCGCCGCGTGCCGGTGATGCGCCCGGCGTGCCCACCGCCGAGCTGCCCAGCGGCCTGTACTTCGACCTCGCCACCTGGCACTTGATCAACACCGTCTACGCCCCGGCCCGGCTGGCCGAACTGCGCGGCATGAAAGCCTGGTACGCCGAGCCCCGCCACCACGCGCGGATGATGACGGTGCTGGAAGAGCGACTGGGCCACGCCCTGGCCGCCGCGGCGGAGGCGGCCAAGATCGAGGTCGCCCAACGCGGCCTGGCGCCGGTGGACCTGGGCCTCGTCGAGCCCGGGCTGGCCACGCTGCTGCGCGAGGCCGACGCCGCCGCGGCACTGGAGCCTGATCTCGGCGCCATCGTGGCCGCCGCGCGCGAGACGGTGCGCCTGGCCGGTGTGGCACCGGGCGCCGTGCAGGATCTCTACTTCACCGGCGGCTCCACCGGGCTGGCGCCGCTGGTGGACCGCATCGCGGCCGAATTCCCGGCCGCCACGCGCGTGCGCGGCGACCGCTACGCCAGTGTTGCCCAGGGCCTGGGCCTGCACGCACGCGCCGTGTTCGGCACGGCCTGA